The Vicia villosa cultivar HV-30 ecotype Madison, WI linkage group LG1, Vvil1.0, whole genome shotgun sequence genome includes a region encoding these proteins:
- the LOC131659980 gene encoding uncharacterized protein LOC131659980 codes for MTELAGKDWSQALALSLSEKGKRRSRIASELTPFALFEAWERYKDMLRLCPHHGLEQWLIIHTFYNGLLYNTRLTIDAAVGGALMDKEYADAYTLIESMAQNHYQWGSERAQSEKTYGEKSSTKNGMYEISSLDCVNAKVDALTRMIENLTIVPVADVAVVSPNFKVCGMTGHAASDCHLLAGVSPEPVNYAQGNPYSNTYNPGWKNHPNFSYKNNNALYAPGQAPSVPPGYQKAPFAAPNVPRKSNLEIMMENFIATQTQTNKDFIIQNVHTNEQIKQLATKVDALATHNKMLETQISQVAQQQAPTAAPAGTFPGQPQPNPKGHAHAIILRSCREMDEPTDPRLKNPAMFQSPRKTTEEESRPKDKPNDPKEQKDKEGEIEEKEAPYIPPPPYKPPIPYPQRLKKSKNIGQFKKFVELLKQLNITIPFTEAITQMPLYAKFLKEILSNKKKLKDNETVTLTAECSAIIQNKMPPKLKDPGSFSIPCNIGKIVIDKALCDLGASISLMPLSICEKLNMGDLRPTKMSVQLANRSVKYLVGVLENVPVRIRQFYIPTDFIIMDIKEDDNTPIILGRPFLATAGAIIDIKKGKLTFEVGEEKVEFILTQFLQALAIEDTCYLVDVIDECIREI; via the coding sequence ATGACAGAATTGGCGGGTAAAGACTGGAGCCAAGCTCTAGCTCTATCCCTcagtgagaaaggaaaaaggcgCAGTCGTATAGCTTCCGAACTGACGCCATTTGCTTTATTCGAAGCGTGGGAAAGATACAAAGACATGCTTAGACTTTGTCCGCATCACGGTTTAGAACAATGGTTAATCATCCATACCTTCTACAATGGTCTCCTCTACAATACGAGACTTACAATTGACGCCGCCGTAGGTGGCGCACTGATGGATAAAGAATATGCTGATGCTTACACACTTATCGAAAGCATGGCTCAAAACCATTATCAATGGGGAAGCGAGAGAGCTCAATCAGAGAAAACTTATGGAGAGAAATCTTCAACGAAGAATGGGATGTACGAGATAAGTAGCCTCGACTGCGTTAACGCCAAAGTCGATGCCCTAACTCGGATGATTGAAAACCTCACTATAGTACCTGTAGCCGACGTGGCTGTTGTTTCCCCCAATTTCAAAGTATGTGGAATGACTGGACATGCTGCTTCTGATTGCCATCTTTTGGCAGGAGTTTCCCCTGAaccagtaaactatgctcaaggaaacccctaCTCAAACACGTATAACCCAGGATGGAAGAATCACCCTAATTTCTCGTACAAGAACAATAATGCTTTGTACGCACCTGGTCAAGCACCCAGTGTACCACCTGGATACCAAAAGGCACCATTCGCTGCTCCTAATGTCCCTAGGAAGTCTAACTTAGAAATAATGATGGAAAATTTCATAGCCACTCAAACCCAGACTAATAAGGATTTCATAATCCAGAACGTGCACACTAATGAGCAAATCAAACAGTTAGCGACCAAAGTAGACGCGTTGGCCACTCACAACAAGATGCTTGAGACACAAATCTCTCAAGTGgcacaacaacaagcacctactgccgcACCTGCTGGGACGTTTCCAGGACAGCCACAACCAAACCCAAAAGGACATGCTCATGCTATTATTCTGCGAAGTTGTAGAGAGATGGATGAACCGACCGACCCTAGGCTTAAAAACCCTGCTATGTTCCAAAGCCCTAGGAAGACAACTGAGGAGGAAAGTAGACCCAAGGATAAACCGAATGATCCAAAAGAGCAAAAGGACAAGGAAGGCGAGATAGAGGAGAAAGAAGCGCCATACATACCTCCACCACCTTATAAACCACCTATCCCGTACCCTCAAAGACTCAAGAAATCTAAAAACATAGGGCAATTTAAGAAATTTGTCGAACTTCTTAAACAATTGAACATTACAATTCCGTTTACAGAAGCCATTACCCAAATGCCCTTGTATGCTAAGttcctaaaagaaatcttatcgaataaaaagaaattaaaagacaaTGAGACCGTAACACTCACTGCTGAATGTAGTgccataattcaaaataaaatgccaCCTAAGCTGAAAGACCCAGGAAGTTTCTCCATACCCTGCAATATAGGAAAAATTGTCATAGACAAAGCTTTATGCGACTTAGGAGCTAGTATTAgcctaatgcctttgtccatttgcgAGAAACTAAACATGGGAGATCTAAGACCAACCAAGATGTCAGTACAACTTGCAAACCGATCTGTCAAGTATCTTGTAGGTGTGCTTGAGAATGTACCCGTCCGCATCAGACAATTCTACATTCCTACGGATTTCATAATTATGGACATAAAAGAAGACGACAATACTCCTATAATCTTAGGAAGACCTTTTCTAGCTACCGCTGGAGCTATTATAGACATTAAGAAAGGCAAGTTGACATTCGAAGTAGGTGAGGAGAAGGTCGAGTTTATTCTAACACAATTCCTTCAAGCCCTAGCTATAGAAGATACATGTTATCTAGTGGATGTTATTGATGAATGTATAAGAGAGATATGA